A genomic segment from Anaerolineae bacterium encodes:
- a CDS encoding sigma-70 family RNA polymerase sigma factor has protein sequence MSLPGKAYEDALAFLLEQAEVQGYLTTEDVMEVCPKGKPEVLLKVLRELEKRRIEILDTVESLPLEDEVDPVGQYLKEMSRVPLLSHEEEIALAKRIERGREALRELQQLNGRHKKRRRELEVVIRDAQAAREHLIKANTRLVVSIAKRYIGHGVSFADLIQEGNLGLMKAVDKYDYRRGFRFSTYATWWIRQTISRAIADHGRTIRVPVHMIDRIRAMYRKAQELEQQLGRPPTPAELAEALDLPERKVQWMMQVSWLPLSLETPVGDDEESELGMFVEDRKTPGPAQMAYRNLLREKLEEVLATLPPREAMVLRLRYGLENGRAYTLEEVGQKFGLTRERIRQIENKALRRLRHPRRARQLKDYL, from the coding sequence ATGTCCTTGCCTGGCAAAGCCTACGAGGATGCATTGGCCTTTTTGTTAGAGCAAGCCGAAGTGCAGGGCTATTTGACCACGGAAGATGTGATGGAGGTTTGCCCCAAAGGCAAGCCGGAGGTCCTGCTGAAGGTTTTGCGGGAACTGGAAAAGCGGCGCATCGAAATCCTGGACACGGTGGAATCGCTGCCCTTAGAGGACGAGGTGGACCCCGTGGGGCAGTACCTCAAGGAAATGTCCCGGGTGCCTCTGCTAAGCCACGAGGAGGAAATCGCCCTGGCTAAGCGCATCGAGCGGGGGAGGGAAGCCCTGCGAGAGTTGCAGCAACTCAACGGACGGCACAAAAAACGGCGGCGGGAACTGGAAGTGGTGATCCGTGACGCCCAGGCGGCCCGAGAACATCTCATCAAGGCCAACACACGCCTGGTGGTCAGCATCGCCAAACGGTACATCGGGCATGGAGTCTCCTTTGCCGACCTGATTCAAGAAGGGAATCTGGGACTCATGAAAGCCGTGGACAAGTATGACTATCGCCGCGGCTTTCGTTTTTCTACCTACGCCACCTGGTGGATTCGCCAGACCATCAGCCGGGCCATTGCGGATCATGGGCGCACCATTCGCGTGCCGGTGCACATGATCGACCGCATACGGGCCATGTACCGCAAGGCCCAGGAGTTGGAACAGCAATTGGGGCGTCCGCCCACGCCGGCCGAGTTGGCCGAAGCGTTGGACCTTCCCGAACGCAAAGTGCAATGGATGATGCAGGTGTCCTGGCTTCCGCTTTCCCTGGAGACGCCCGTGGGCGACGATGAGGAGTCGGAGTTGGGTATGTTCGTGGAAGACCGCAAAACGCCCGGCCCGGCCCAGATGGCCTATCGCAACCTGTTACGCGAAAAACTGGAAGAGGTGCTGGCCACACTCCCACCCCGCGAAGCCATGGTCTTACGACTGCGCTACGGGTTGGAAAACGGACGGGCCTACACCCTGGAGGAGGTGGGGCAGAAATTTGGCCTGACCCGTGAGCGCATCCGGCAAATCGAAAACAAAGCCCTGCGGCGTTTGCGCCATCCCCGCCGGGCGCGGCAGTTGAAGGACTATCTCTGA